In Desulfobotulus pelophilus, the following proteins share a genomic window:
- the prfA gene encoding peptide chain release factor 1: protein MFEKLAGVEDRFVELERLMSDPAVLADRERYQKYLREHAEISDLVEGFRHYREVVQERHENESLLRDRDPEIREMAEEESRRLESLEKSLADTLRMLLIPKDPNDGKNIILEIRAGTGGDEAALFAGDLFRMYARYAESAGWKIEILDSNEPDVGGFKEVVAMVQGRGVYSVMKYESGIHRVQRVPATETQGRIHTSAVTVAVLPEAEEVDVHVDEKDLRIDTYRSQGAGGQHVNTTDSAVRITHIPTGIVVQCQDEKSQHKNRLKAMQVLRARMYDAMAQEQAAKRSADRKEQVGTGDRSGRIRTYNYPQGRVTDHRIGLTLYRLESILQGDMAQLVDALRTHYQAEALQHGGA, encoded by the coding sequence ATGTTTGAAAAGCTTGCGGGAGTGGAAGACCGTTTTGTGGAGTTGGAGCGCCTGATGAGCGATCCGGCGGTTCTGGCGGACCGCGAACGGTATCAGAAGTATCTGCGGGAACATGCGGAAATTTCTGATCTTGTGGAGGGATTCCGGCACTATCGGGAAGTTGTTCAGGAACGGCATGAAAACGAGTCTCTCCTCCGGGATCGGGACCCGGAAATTCGGGAGATGGCAGAGGAGGAGTCGCGCCGTCTGGAGTCTCTGGAAAAATCCCTTGCGGACACCCTGCGTATGCTGCTTATTCCCAAAGATCCCAATGACGGTAAAAACATTATTCTGGAAATCCGTGCCGGAACGGGCGGGGACGAAGCCGCTCTTTTTGCGGGAGATCTGTTCCGCATGTATGCCCGTTATGCGGAAAGTGCCGGTTGGAAAATAGAAATACTTGACTCCAATGAGCCGGACGTTGGCGGTTTCAAGGAGGTTGTGGCTATGGTTCAGGGCCGCGGGGTTTACTCCGTTATGAAGTATGAATCCGGAATCCACAGGGTTCAGAGGGTTCCGGCAACGGAAACCCAAGGCCGGATTCATACATCCGCTGTCACTGTTGCTGTTCTGCCTGAGGCGGAAGAGGTGGATGTGCATGTGGATGAAAAGGACCTGAGAATTGATACTTACCGGTCCCAGGGGGCGGGTGGGCAGCACGTCAATACAACGGATTCTGCGGTCCGTATTACCCATATCCCCACAGGGATTGTGGTGCAGTGCCAGGATGAAAAGTCTCAGCATAAAAACCGGCTCAAGGCCATGCAGGTCCTGAGGGCGAGAATGTATGATGCCATGGCTCAGGAACAGGCGGCAAAGCGATCGGCAGACCGGAAGGAACAGGTGGGGACCGGAGACCGTTCCGGCCGGATCCGAACCTATAATTATCCTCAGGGGCGTGTGACAGATCATCGTATCGGTCTGACCCTTTATCGTTTGGAATCCATACTTCAGGGTGATATGGCGCAGCTGGTGGACGCTCTGAGAACCCATTATCAGGCGGAGGCCCTGCAGCATGGCGGGGCATGA
- the rpsB gene encoding 30S ribosomal protein S2 produces the protein MAYVTMKELLEAGVHFGHQTKRWNPKMKPYIFGARNGIYILDLQKTVRMFRKAYDFVADVAAAGDSILFVGTKKQAREAIYEEANRAETYYVQNRWLGGMLTNFQTVKQSIERLKYLKDIQNDGSIELFPKKERLSMIKDQEKLEATLGGIQNMTRLPGCMFIVDPKNETIAVKEAKRLGIPTVAVVDTNCDPDDIDYPIPGNDDAIRAIRLIASRIADAYIEGRGRYEEKMHAVTDKEEGEVSVSADMKPGERKVIADGSDGPVVEVIKKSTAPVDGQASE, from the coding sequence ATGGCGTATGTTACAATGAAGGAGCTGTTGGAAGCGGGGGTGCATTTCGGGCATCAGACCAAACGATGGAACCCTAAAATGAAACCCTATATTTTTGGAGCGCGAAACGGAATTTATATTCTGGATCTCCAGAAGACCGTGAGAATGTTCCGCAAAGCCTATGATTTCGTGGCTGATGTGGCGGCAGCAGGAGATTCTATTCTGTTTGTCGGCACAAAAAAGCAGGCACGCGAAGCGATCTATGAAGAAGCCAACCGGGCTGAGACCTACTATGTGCAGAATCGATGGCTTGGAGGGATGCTGACCAACTTCCAGACCGTAAAGCAGAGTATTGAACGCCTGAAGTACCTGAAAGATATACAGAATGATGGCTCCATAGAGCTCTTTCCGAAAAAGGAAAGGCTTTCCATGATTAAGGATCAGGAAAAGCTGGAAGCGACCCTTGGCGGCATCCAGAACATGACCCGTCTTCCGGGCTGCATGTTTATTGTGGATCCTAAAAATGAAACCATAGCCGTCAAGGAAGCCAAGCGTCTGGGGATTCCCACCGTTGCTGTGGTGGATACCAACTGCGATCCAGATGATATCGATTATCCCATCCCCGGTAATGACGATGCCATTCGTGCCATTCGGCTGATTGCCTCCCGCATCGCTGATGCCTACATCGAGGGTCGCGGTCGCTATGAGGAAAAGATGCATGCCGTTACGGATAAAGAAGAGGGCGAAGTGTCTGTCTCTGCCGACATGAAACCAGGTGAACGCAAGGTGATTGCCGATGGCAGTGATGGTCCTGTGGTTGAGGTCATCAAAAAAAGTACCGCTCCCGTGGATGGGCAAGCCAGCGAATAA
- a CDS encoding adenylate kinase, with the protein MNILFFGPNGSGKGTQGAILKEKYTVPHIESGAIFRENIKGGTELGKKAKSFIDAGDLVPDDITIPMILDRLQQPDCKDGWLLDGFPRTPVQSKKLDESLKAAGIKLNYVVEIELDREIAKGRLTGRRLCENDPNHPNNVNIPAISPKDGKCRVCGGALSTRTDDIDESAIDKRHDIYYDPKEGTLASAYYFRDLAAQGETKYIVLDGSKSVPEVTDALVAQL; encoded by the coding sequence ATGAACATTCTCTTTTTTGGACCCAATGGCAGCGGCAAAGGCACCCAGGGTGCCATTCTCAAAGAAAAATACACCGTTCCCCACATTGAGTCCGGGGCCATTTTCCGTGAAAACATCAAGGGTGGCACCGAGCTAGGCAAAAAAGCCAAAAGCTTCATAGACGCAGGAGACCTGGTCCCCGACGATATCACCATACCCATGATTCTTGACCGTCTTCAGCAGCCAGACTGCAAGGACGGATGGCTGCTGGATGGTTTCCCCAGAACACCTGTCCAGTCTAAAAAACTGGATGAATCCCTGAAAGCAGCGGGTATCAAGCTCAACTATGTTGTGGAAATTGAGCTTGATCGTGAAATTGCCAAGGGTCGCCTTACGGGTCGTCGCCTCTGTGAAAACGACCCCAACCACCCCAACAATGTCAACATACCCGCCATCTCGCCCAAAGACGGCAAATGCCGGGTATGCGGAGGAGCCCTCTCCACACGTACCGATGATATTGATGAGTCTGCCATCGACAAGCGTCATGACATTTACTACGATCCCAAGGAGGGTACCCTTGCCTCCGCCTACTACTTCAGAGACCTGGCAGCCCAAGGCGAAACAAAGTACATTGTGCTGGATGGTTCCAAAAGCGTTCCCGAAGTAACGGATGCCCTTGTAGCCCAGCTCTAA
- the prmC gene encoding peptide chain release factor N(5)-glutamine methyltransferase codes for MAGHEPGKTDVWTIGRILRWTTEYLATHGIDSPRLTSEMLLAHCLKASRIDLYMRFDEPLNQEERAVFRDLVRRRTGREPVAHIVGERSFWTLDLASGPEALVPRPDTETLVTEALKYLPENHRAKVLDLGTGTGCIALALATERPLCQVVAADLSLAACGLAMRNIRRVGLEGRVLPVVSDWCASFRQEPVFDLVVSNPPYIPTAHMEALSPEVRDYEPPLALDGGADGLLAYRRLAAEVGSVLKPSGILVLEIGYDQCRAVTTLFVDSGDYEVFPCVKDLGGHDRVVVLRKMLARTG; via the coding sequence ATGGCGGGGCATGAACCGGGAAAAACAGATGTGTGGACCATTGGCCGGATTCTGCGATGGACTACGGAATATTTGGCAACCCACGGCATTGACAGTCCCCGCCTGACCTCAGAAATGCTGCTTGCCCATTGTCTGAAGGCCTCCCGTATCGATTTGTACATGCGATTTGATGAGCCTTTGAATCAGGAAGAGCGAGCCGTTTTCCGGGATCTTGTCCGCCGTCGTACGGGACGCGAGCCCGTGGCCCATATTGTCGGTGAGCGCAGCTTCTGGACGCTGGATCTTGCCTCCGGTCCAGAGGCTCTGGTGCCGAGACCGGATACGGAAACCCTTGTAACGGAAGCGCTGAAGTACCTGCCTGAAAACCATAGGGCGAAGGTGCTGGATCTGGGTACAGGTACCGGTTGCATTGCTCTGGCTCTCGCGACGGAAAGACCTCTGTGTCAGGTAGTGGCAGCCGATCTTTCCCTTGCTGCATGCGGTCTTGCCATGCGTAATATTCGAAGGGTTGGTTTGGAAGGACGTGTTCTGCCTGTTGTTTCGGACTGGTGCGCTTCGTTCCGGCAAGAGCCTGTTTTTGATCTGGTGGTGTCCAATCCCCCCTATATTCCAACGGCTCATATGGAGGCTTTATCTCCTGAGGTAAGGGATTATGAGCCGCCCCTTGCACTGGATGGCGGAGCGGATGGCCTTTTGGCATACAGACGGCTTGCAGCAGAGGTCGGATCTGTTCTCAAACCATCAGGTATTTTGGTTCTGGAAATTGGCTATGATCAGTGCAGGGCGGTGACCACGCTGTTTGTGGATAGCGGGGATTATGAAGTTTTTCCCTGTGTGAAAGATCTGGGCGGGCATGACAGGGTGGTGGTCCTGAGGAAAATGCTTGCCCGGACGGGATGA
- a CDS encoding bifunctional folylpolyglutamate synthase/dihydrofolate synthase encodes MTDMTPHFSHLFQRQRLGIRPGLEGITRLLAHLGDPQQYFPVIHVAGTNGKGSVASLIAAILQAAGLRTGLYTSPHLVHFSERFQINGATPDNQSLNDLVTRIEAADREQNATFFEFTTAMAFLHFARSRVDMAVMETGMGGRWDATTACHPALCVITGIGMDHKEFLGDTLAAIASEKAGIIKPGIPVIAGSLAPEALDVITRQAENCKAPLFVMGQNFCTEKTRDSRYIYTGKTIFKDLHPGLEGEHQADNMAIAIAAVETITSLMTTPVLLDETILHKALTARKWPARLQTLATSPLILLDGAHNPQAAEALAAYLRQKTSEPRTLVFGVLEDKDAVSILHHLTPLFSKFILTRPQNSRSLHPSALADIFQGKHSETLLDAPEALARAISITPANGTICIAGSLYLAGEILRGMNEGILPF; translated from the coding sequence ATGACAGATATGACACCTCATTTTTCCCATCTTTTCCAGCGCCAGCGGCTGGGTATCCGTCCCGGCCTGGAAGGCATTACCAGACTGCTTGCCCATTTAGGGGATCCACAGCAGTACTTCCCCGTCATCCATGTAGCAGGGACCAACGGAAAAGGATCCGTGGCTTCCCTCATAGCCGCCATACTTCAGGCTGCGGGCCTTCGGACGGGCCTGTACACATCACCCCATCTTGTACATTTTTCTGAACGTTTTCAAATTAACGGAGCCACTCCAGACAACCAAAGCCTAAACGATCTGGTTACAAGGATTGAGGCTGCAGACAGAGAGCAGAACGCAACCTTTTTCGAATTCACCACAGCCATGGCTTTTCTCCATTTTGCCCGCAGTCGTGTGGATATGGCTGTTATGGAAACGGGCATGGGAGGCCGATGGGATGCCACCACAGCCTGCCACCCTGCCCTCTGCGTTATCACCGGCATTGGCATGGATCACAAAGAATTTCTGGGCGATACCCTGGCCGCCATTGCTTCCGAAAAAGCCGGCATTATCAAACCCGGCATTCCCGTAATAGCCGGATCCCTTGCACCGGAAGCACTGGATGTCATCACCCGGCAAGCAGAAAACTGCAAAGCACCCCTGTTCGTCATGGGACAGAATTTCTGCACGGAAAAAACCAGGGACTCCCGGTACATATACACGGGAAAAACCATCTTCAAAGACCTGCACCCCGGCCTTGAGGGTGAACATCAGGCAGACAACATGGCCATAGCCATTGCGGCAGTAGAGACCATTACTTCCCTTATGACAACGCCGGTCCTCCTTGATGAGACCATCCTCCACAAAGCCCTGACGGCCAGAAAGTGGCCCGCAAGGCTGCAGACACTGGCCACTTCTCCCCTCATTCTTCTTGACGGTGCCCACAACCCTCAAGCCGCTGAAGCTCTGGCCGCCTATCTCAGGCAAAAGACCTCTGAGCCGAGAACACTGGTTTTCGGGGTCCTCGAAGATAAAGATGCCGTCTCCATTCTGCATCATCTCACCCCCCTTTTTTCCAAATTTATCCTGACCCGCCCCCAAAATTCAAGGAGCCTTCATCCGTCTGCCCTTGCCGACATTTTCCAGGGAAAACACAGTGAAACCTTACTGGATGCGCCAGAGGCACTGGCCCGGGCCATTTCCATAACCCCAGCAAACGGAACCATCTGTATAGCGGGTTCTCTTTATCTGGCAGGTGAAATTCTCCGGGGCATGAATGAGGGCATCCTCCCTTTCTGA
- the tsf gene encoding translation elongation factor Ts → MAEISAEMVKELRAKTGAGIMDCKAALKETDGDLEKAVDFLRKKGLATAKKKSGREASEGRVEAYIHMGGKIGVLVEVGCETDFVAKNDDFIEFCRNIAMHIAAAAPMGLSSEDIPADVIAREKDVYRGQLLEEGKPENMVDKIVEGKISKFFKESCLLSQPYIKEPKLTVQDVVNETVGKIGENIVIKRFSRFQIGA, encoded by the coding sequence ATGGCGGAAATCAGCGCAGAGATGGTAAAGGAGCTTCGGGCAAAAACCGGGGCCGGTATTATGGATTGCAAGGCAGCCTTGAAAGAAACGGACGGTGATCTTGAAAAAGCCGTCGATTTCCTTCGTAAGAAAGGCCTGGCTACAGCCAAGAAAAAGTCGGGCAGAGAAGCCTCAGAAGGTCGAGTGGAGGCTTATATTCATATGGGCGGTAAAATCGGTGTGCTTGTGGAAGTGGGTTGTGAGACCGATTTTGTGGCTAAAAATGATGATTTTATTGAGTTTTGTCGGAATATTGCCATGCATATTGCAGCGGCGGCTCCCATGGGGCTGTCTTCGGAAGATATTCCAGCGGACGTCATTGCACGGGAGAAAGATGTTTACCGGGGCCAGCTCCTTGAGGAAGGCAAGCCGGAAAATATGGTTGATAAAATTGTTGAGGGAAAAATCAGCAAGTTTTTCAAAGAATCCTGTCTGCTTTCACAGCCCTATATCAAAGAGCCCAAGTTGACTGTGCAGGATGTTGTTAATGAGACTGTGGGTAAAATTGGTGAGAATATTGTGATTAAACGGTTCAGCCGTTTCCAGATTGGAGCCTGA
- the rho gene encoding transcription termination factor Rho encodes MNITELKEMKIKDLTRLAKKFNIDGGAGMRKQELIFALLQAQIEKNGLIYGEGTLEILPDGFGFLRSTDCNYLPGPDDIYVSPSQIRRFNLRTGDTVSGQIRQPKESERYFALLKVEAINYEDPEVAREKILFDNLTPLYPDKKMMLEGARDNYSMRIMDILTPIGFGQRGLIVSPPRAGKTVLMQNIANSIIAHHDDVVPIVLLIDERPEEVTDMARNVNAEVISSTFDEPAERHVQVAEMVIEKAKRLVEHKKNVVILLDSITRLARAYNSVMPPSGKILSGGVDSNALHRPKRFFGAARNVEEGGSLTIIATALVETGSRMDEVIFEEFKGTGNMELVLDRKLADRRTYPAIDIKKSGTRKEDLLLSQDVINRVWILRKLLSSLNSIDSMEFLLDKMTGTKNNQDFMNSMNA; translated from the coding sequence ATGAACATCACCGAACTTAAGGAAATGAAGATTAAAGATCTGACCCGGCTTGCCAAGAAATTTAATATTGATGGCGGGGCGGGAATGCGGAAGCAGGAGCTTATTTTTGCTCTGCTTCAGGCTCAGATCGAAAAAAACGGGCTGATATACGGGGAAGGAACTCTGGAAATTCTGCCCGATGGCTTCGGCTTTCTTCGTTCTACGGATTGTAATTATCTGCCGGGACCTGATGATATCTATGTTTCGCCTTCTCAGATCCGGCGGTTTAATCTTCGAACGGGAGATACGGTTTCCGGTCAGATCCGGCAGCCGAAAGAGTCGGAACGTTATTTTGCCCTGCTGAAGGTGGAGGCTATCAATTACGAAGATCCTGAGGTTGCCAGGGAAAAAATTCTTTTTGATAACCTTACTCCTTTATATCCCGATAAGAAAATGATGCTGGAGGGTGCCAGGGATAATTATTCCATGCGTATCATGGACATCCTTACACCTATCGGGTTTGGACAGCGAGGCCTGATCGTTTCTCCACCACGGGCCGGCAAGACGGTTCTGATGCAGAATATTGCCAACTCCATCATCGCCCATCATGATGACGTGGTTCCCATCGTGCTCCTCATTGATGAGAGGCCGGAGGAGGTGACGGATATGGCCAGGAATGTCAATGCCGAAGTCATCAGTTCCACCTTTGATGAGCCTGCGGAGCGTCATGTGCAGGTTGCGGAAATGGTAATTGAAAAGGCAAAACGTCTTGTGGAGCACAAGAAGAATGTTGTGATTCTGCTGGATTCCATAACCCGTCTGGCAAGGGCGTATAACTCCGTTATGCCTCCTTCCGGAAAAATTCTTTCCGGTGGTGTGGACTCCAATGCCCTGCACCGTCCCAAACGGTTTTTCGGTGCAGCCCGCAACGTGGAAGAAGGCGGAAGCCTTACCATTATTGCTACGGCACTGGTGGAAACGGGCAGCCGGATGGACGAAGTGATTTTCGAAGAGTTTAAAGGAACGGGTAACATGGAGCTGGTGCTGGACCGTAAGCTTGCGGATCGCAGAACCTATCCGGCCATTGACATTAAAAAATCGGGTACGCGCAAGGAAGATCTCCTTCTGTCTCAGGACGTGATTAACAGGGTGTGGATATTGCGCAAGCTTTTAAGTTCCCTGAATTCCATTGACAGCATGGAATTTTTGCTCGATAAGATGACCGGAACGAAGAATAATCAGGACTTCATGAATTCAATGAACGCATAA
- the hemB gene encoding porphobilinogen synthase produces MLFPDSRPRRLRQSAIIRSMVRETSLGVDNLVLPLFAVPGKGVSKPIASLPGQSQLSCDNIRKKAKEARDLGVPAVILFGVPDKKDPLATQAYKKDGIVQQAIKAVRDAVPDMLVITDVCLCQFTDHGHCGIVEKGRIDNDATLDLLARTAVSHANAGAQMVAPSDMMDGRVAEIREGLDQEGYTDTAIMSYAVKYASAFYGPFREAAGNAPEFGDRRTYQMDPANSREAMREASMDVEEGADIIMVKPALAYLDIITRLRDELDLPVAAYNVSGEYAMIRAAAEKGWIDGDAVMMETLLSMRRAGADIIITYFAMEAARKLRSC; encoded by the coding sequence ATGCTTTTCCCCGACTCCCGGCCCAGACGCCTTCGTCAGAGTGCCATCATCCGCAGCATGGTACGTGAAACAAGCTTAGGAGTGGACAATCTGGTGCTGCCCCTCTTTGCCGTACCCGGCAAAGGCGTGAGCAAGCCCATCGCCTCCCTTCCGGGGCAGTCCCAGCTGTCCTGTGATAATATCAGAAAAAAAGCAAAGGAAGCCCGGGATCTTGGCGTTCCAGCGGTTATTCTTTTCGGAGTTCCCGATAAAAAAGATCCGTTAGCCACCCAGGCTTATAAGAAAGACGGGATCGTACAGCAGGCCATCAAAGCCGTTCGGGATGCCGTACCGGATATGCTGGTGATTACAGATGTCTGTCTCTGTCAGTTCACGGATCACGGTCACTGCGGAATTGTTGAAAAGGGCCGGATAGACAACGACGCCACCCTGGATCTGCTGGCGCGTACCGCCGTCAGCCATGCCAATGCCGGAGCCCAGATGGTGGCCCCATCGGACATGATGGACGGTCGTGTTGCTGAAATCCGTGAAGGACTTGATCAGGAAGGGTATACGGATACAGCCATCATGAGCTATGCCGTGAAATATGCTTCTGCCTTTTACGGTCCTTTCCGGGAAGCCGCTGGCAATGCACCGGAATTCGGCGACCGCAGAACCTACCAGATGGATCCGGCCAACAGCCGAGAAGCCATGCGGGAAGCCTCCATGGATGTGGAAGAAGGTGCCGACATCATCATGGTGAAACCAGCCCTCGCTTATCTGGATATCATCACCCGTCTGCGGGACGAACTGGATCTTCCCGTAGCCGCCTACAATGTATCCGGTGAATATGCCATGATCAGGGCGGCAGCGGAAAAAGGCTGGATTGACGGCGATGCTGTCATGATGGAAACCCTTTTATCCATGCGCAGGGCCGGTGCCGATATCATCATCACCTATTTTGCCATGGAAGCGGCGCGTAAACTGAGATCCTGTTGA
- the rpmE gene encoding 50S ribosomal protein L31 has product MKEGIHPAYEMTTITCACGNVFETGSTKKEIRVEICSACHPFFTGKQKLVDTEGRIDRFRKKYGNYQQQMGK; this is encoded by the coding sequence ATGAAAGAAGGTATTCACCCCGCATACGAGATGACAACCATTACCTGTGCCTGCGGTAATGTTTTTGAGACCGGTTCTACCAAAAAAGAGATCCGAGTGGAAATCTGTTCTGCCTGCCATCCGTTCTTTACGGGCAAGCAAAAGCTTGTGGATACGGAAGGCCGTATCGACCGTTTCCGTAAAAAGTATGGTAACTATCAGCAGCAGATGGGCAAATAG
- the ahbC gene encoding 12,18-didecarboxysiroheme deacetylase, with amino-acid sequence MIGISKLYCGTVEPSDALRYGRLSGSLPSHLLQFSEDKKPVVVWNMTRRCNLKCVHCYAHAKDQVFANELSTDEGKALIRDLAAFGSPVMLFSGGEPLMRKDLPELADYAVSQGMRAVISTNGTLITREKARRLKEVGLSYVGISLDGMETVNDHFRGVKGAFQAALDGIRNCQEAGIKVGLRFTMNKQNVAEIPGIFDLMEEMDIPRVCFYHLVYAGRGSKLVEDDLSHEETRKALDLILDRTRDLHERGKPKEVLTVDNHADGPYIYLRLLQEDPSRAEEVMELLKMNEGNSSGRGIGCVSWDGEVHADQFWRHHSFGNIRKIPFSQIWSQPEDPLLAQLKHKKDFVTGRCATCRWLNICGGNFRVRAEALTDDVWAPDPACYLTDEEISQSI; translated from the coding sequence ATGATAGGCATATCCAAACTTTACTGTGGCACAGTCGAACCTTCGGATGCTTTGCGCTACGGGCGCCTCTCCGGCTCTCTTCCCTCCCATCTTCTGCAATTTTCCGAAGACAAAAAACCCGTTGTGGTCTGGAACATGACCCGGCGCTGCAACCTGAAATGCGTACACTGTTATGCCCATGCCAAGGACCAGGTCTTTGCCAACGAACTGAGCACAGATGAGGGCAAAGCACTCATCAGGGATCTTGCTGCTTTTGGTTCTCCGGTGATGCTCTTTTCCGGTGGCGAGCCCCTGATGCGCAAAGATCTCCCCGAACTGGCTGACTATGCCGTTTCCCAGGGCATGCGGGCTGTCATCTCCACCAACGGCACCCTGATTACCCGGGAAAAAGCAAGGCGCTTAAAAGAAGTCGGTCTTTCCTATGTGGGTATCAGCCTGGATGGAATGGAAACGGTCAATGACCACTTCAGGGGAGTTAAAGGTGCTTTTCAGGCAGCCCTGGACGGCATACGGAACTGTCAGGAGGCCGGCATCAAAGTAGGACTCCGCTTTACCATGAACAAGCAAAACGTTGCCGAGATACCAGGCATTTTTGATCTCATGGAAGAAATGGATATACCCAGGGTCTGCTTTTATCATCTGGTCTATGCAGGCCGTGGCTCAAAACTGGTGGAAGATGATCTTTCCCACGAAGAGACCCGCAAGGCACTGGATCTTATTCTGGACCGTACACGGGATCTGCACGAAAGAGGCAAACCCAAGGAAGTACTGACCGTAGACAACCATGCGGACGGCCCTTACATTTACCTGCGTCTTTTACAGGAAGACCCGTCAAGGGCTGAAGAGGTCATGGAACTTTTAAAAATGAATGAAGGCAACTCTTCCGGTCGTGGCATCGGCTGCGTTTCCTGGGACGGAGAGGTCCATGCCGACCAGTTCTGGCGGCACCACAGCTTCGGGAATATCAGAAAAATACCCTTTTCCCAGATCTGGTCTCAACCCGAAGACCCCCTTCTGGCACAGCTCAAACACAAAAAAGATTTTGTAACAGGACGCTGTGCTACCTGCAGATGGCTGAATATCTGCGGCGGTAATTTCCGGGTACGTGCCGAAGCCCTCACAGACGATGTCTGGGCTCCCGATCCGGCCTGCTATCTAACGGATGAGGAAATCAGCCAGAGTATCTAG
- the coaE gene encoding dephospho-CoA kinase (Dephospho-CoA kinase (CoaE) performs the final step in coenzyme A biosynthesis.): MDKRVVKIAVTGGPGSGKSSVCRLLKEFGFPVVDLDVLSREAVKPGMPAYHAIVADFGPAAVGEGGVLNRGWLRERMTREPGAKARLEAAVHPSVYRMLDQEVERLAAGGAETVVVEFPLLFETKRESYFDKVLVVFVPPEVQLVRLMARDGVGRDSAKALIRIQMPLEEKARRADLVLDNSGSPEAVARSVRDWVEKGELSVEGMKFP, encoded by the coding sequence ATGGATAAAAGGGTAGTGAAAATAGCCGTTACCGGTGGACCCGGTTCGGGTAAATCTTCGGTCTGTCGCCTTCTGAAAGAGTTTGGTTTTCCGGTTGTGGATCTGGATGTCCTGTCACGGGAGGCTGTAAAGCCTGGAATGCCTGCCTATCATGCCATAGTGGCAGATTTTGGCCCCGCTGCAGTGGGAGAGGGTGGCGTTCTGAACCGCGGATGGCTGAGGGAGCGTATGACCCGGGAACCGGGTGCAAAAGCACGGCTGGAGGCGGCTGTCCATCCGTCGGTATATCGGATGCTTGATCAAGAGGTGGAACGGTTGGCAGCCGGTGGGGCGGAAACGGTGGTGGTTGAATTCCCCCTTCTTTTTGAAACGAAGAGAGAATCTTATTTTGATAAGGTTCTTGTGGTTTTTGTGCCACCGGAGGTGCAGCTGGTAAGGCTGATGGCAAGGGACGGTGTGGGGCGGGACTCTGCAAAGGCTCTGATCCGGATACAGATGCCCCTTGAGGAAAAGGCCAGAAGGGCGGATCTGGTTCTGGATAACTCCGGTTCGCCGGAAGCAGTTGCCCGTAGTGTCCGAGACTGGGTGGAAAAGGGAGAACTTTCCGTTGAAGGGATGAAATTTCCTTGA
- the rpsU gene encoding 30S ribosomal protein S21 produces the protein MKEIEVRVVDNDLEKAMRILKKKIQNDGLFKRLKLKKSYEKPSEYKRRKQREAQRRQRIAAARKFKR, from the coding sequence GTGAAGGAAATCGAAGTGCGTGTTGTGGATAACGACCTCGAAAAGGCCATGCGGATTCTGAAGAAAAAAATTCAGAACGACGGCCTTTTCAAACGGCTCAAACTCAAAAAGAGTTATGAGAAACCCAGCGAATACAAACGCCGCAAACAGCGGGAAGCACAACGCCGTCAGCGGATCGCTGCGGCACGCAAGTTTAAGCGGTAG